In the Solanum pennellii chromosome 5, SPENNV200 genome, one interval contains:
- the LOC107019136 gene encoding uncharacterized protein LOC107019136, with protein MGGCVSSPSKKIKLKGKYIPKTRRFRRKTPCSVSVAPIEQLTDAGEYGRDADVCEFVTVDYESRTSSPAFHHSLNYHQVDVTGLSQEEAWFDTCSVLDSDSDEDFTSVLGEICPSLVVAAGSALDHQSQIESNSRFYDTINNNDIPCVDGSFTKRRNVAEDLSLTSQRKKLSVVTLADSKILHNQDTTTEFCPSRRLLYHPKAGFLIPHSSNVKSTQGCWSPVSPSIFKLRGTNYFRDKRKFPAANCCPYVPIGVDLFVSPRKISHIARYLDLPYVEPHEKVPSLLVVNIQLPSYPTSMFLGENDGEGMSLVLYFKVSENFDKEVSPQFQDSIKRFVKDEMETVKGFAKESTVPFRERLKIMVGVANPEDLHLNPAEKKLLHAYNEKPVLSRPQHAFYEGDSYFEIDLDVHRFSYISRKGFDAFRERLKHGILDLGLTIQAQKQEELPERVLCCIQLNKIDFVNCGQIPQLIIPIDNN; from the exons ATGGGTGGATGTGTGTCGAGTCCGTCTAAGAAGATTAAGTTAAAAGGAAAGTACATTCCCAAGACTCGTAGGTTTCGAAGAAAGACACCATGTTCTGTTTCTGTTGCACCGATAGAGCAACTTACTGATGCGGGAGAGTATGGAAGAGATGCTGATGTTTGTGAGTTTGTCACAGTAGACTACGAGAGCAGGACGTCAAGTCCTGCATTTCATCATTCCCTAAATTATCATCAAGTTGATGTAACCG GATTAAGCCAAGAGGAAGCATGGTTTGATACTTGCAGTGTCCTCGACTCAGATTCAGACGAAGACTTCACTAGTGTTCTTGGAG AAATTTGCCCTTCACTCGTCGTTGCTGCTGGGAGTGCATTAGATCATCAAAGCCAAATTGAAAGCAACTCGCGCTTTTATGATACAATCAACAACAATGATATACCATGT GTAGATGGAAGTTTTACTAAGAGGAGAAATGTAGCGGAGGACCTAAGTTTGACATCTCAACGAAAGAAGTTATCAGTTGTAACACTTGCTGATAGTAAGATACTTCATAATCAAGACACGACGACTGAGTTTT GTCCTTCAAGAAGATTATTGTATCATCCAAAAGCAGGATTTCTTATTCCACATTCCAGTAATGTGAAATCGACTCAAGGATGTTGGAGTCCGGTTTCTCCTTCCATATTTAAGCTTCGAGGCACGAATTACTTCAG AGATAAAAGGAAATTTCCTGCCGCGAATTGTTGCCCTTATGTACCTATTGGTGTTGATTTATTTGTATCTCCACGGAAGATATCTCACATAGCGCGGTATCTTGATCTTCCCTATGTAGAGCCACATGAAAAAGTTCCATCATTGCTTGTCGTCAATATACAG CTGCCTAGTTACCCTACTTCGATGTTCCTTGGGGAAAACGATGGAGAGGGGATGAGCCTTGTACTATATTTCAAAGTATCagaaaattttgataaagaGGTTTCTCCACAATTTCAAGATAGTATAAAG AGATTTGTAAAGGATGAAATGGAAACCGTAAAGGGTTTTGCAAAGGAATCAACAGTTCCTTTCAGAGAAAGACTCAAAATTATGGTTGGTGTAGCCAATCCTGAAGACCTTCATTTAAACCCCGCGGAGAAAAAGCTTTTACATGCATATAATGAAAAACCAGTGCTTTCACGTCCTCAACATGCGTTCTATGAG ggAGACAGCTACTTCGAAATAGACTTGGATGTTCATCGTTTCAGTTACATTTCCAGGAAAGGATTTGATGCATTCCGAGAACGGTTGAAACATGGAATTCTTGATCTTGGATTGACAATTCAG GCACAGAAGCAAGAGGAGCTGCCAGAGAGAGTTTTGTGCTGTATTCAATTgaacaaaattgattttgtgAATTGTGGCCAAATACCTCAACTTATTATTCCTATTGATAATAATTGA